Proteins encoded by one window of Candidatus Obscuribacterales bacterium:
- the rpsT gene encoding 30S ribosomal protein S20, translated as MANIKSAIKRINIAERNRLRNKFYRSASRTLIKRYFTALDAYAANPTPEAQQEVEQRISAAYSKIDKAVKRGVLHSNTGARRKARLAKALKEKMAAASS; from the coding sequence GTGGCAAACATCAAGTCTGCAATCAAGCGCATTAACATTGCGGAGCGCAATCGCCTCCGGAATAAATTCTATCGTTCAGCATCCAGAACGCTTATCAAGCGGTACTTTACGGCTTTAGATGCCTATGCTGCTAATCCAACTCCGGAAGCTCAGCAAGAGGTAGAACAGCGCATTTCCGCTGCCTATAGCAAAATCGATAAGGCCGTGAAGCGGGGCGTGCTCCATAGCAACACCGGTGCTCGTAGAAAGGCACGTCTTGCTAAAGCTCTGAAGGAAAAAATGGCCGCTGCTTCATCCTAG